The Stigmatopora argus isolate UIUO_Sarg chromosome 23, RoL_Sarg_1.0, whole genome shotgun sequence genome contains a region encoding:
- the gnai1 gene encoding guanine nucleotide-binding protein G(i) subunit alpha-1 isoform X1: protein MGCTLSTEDRAAVERSKMIDRNLRDDGEKAAREVKLLLLGAGESGKSTIVKQMKIIHEAGYSEEECKQYKAVVYSNTIQSIIAIIRAMGRLKIDFGNAARADDARQLFVLAGSAEEGFMTAELAGVIKRLWRDAGVQACFGRSREYQLNDSAAYYLNDLERISQGAYVPTQQDVLRTRVKTTGIVETHFTFKDLHFKMFDVGGQRSERKKWIHCFEGVTAIIFCVALSDYDLVLAEDEEMNRMHESMKLFDSICNNKWFADTSIILFLNKKDLFEEKIKKSPLTICYPEYAAGSNTYEEAAAYIQCQFEDLHRRKQTHEVYTHFTCATDTKNVQFVFDAVTDVIIKNNLKDCGLF, encoded by the exons ATGGGTTGCACCCTGAGCACGGAGGACAGGGCGGCGGTGGAGCGGAGCAAAATGATCGACAGGAACCTGAGGGACGATGGCGAGAAGGCGGCCCGGGAGGtcaagctgctgctgctgg GTGCCGGAGAGTCGGGCAAGAGCACCATCGTCAAGCAGATGAA aATCATCCACGAGGCGGGCTACTCGGAAGAAGAGTGCAAGCAGTACAAGGCGGTGGTGTACAGCAACACCATCCAGTCCATCATCGCCATTATCCGAGCCATGGGTCGCCTCAAGATCGACTTTGGCAACGCCGCCCGCGCC GACGACGCGCGACAGCTTTTCGTGCTGGCAGGCTCGGCCGAAGAGGGCTTCATGACGGCAGAACTGGCCGGCGTCATCAAGCGCCTGTGGCGGGACGCCGGCGTTCAGGCTTGCTTCGGACGCTCCCGCGAGTACCAGCTCAATGACTCAGCCGCTTA CTACCTGAACGATCTGGAGCGTATCTCGCAGGGCGCGTACGTCCCCACGCAGCAGGACGTTTTGAGGACCCGCGTGAAGACCACCGGCATCGTGGAGACGCACTTCACCTTCAAGGACCTCCATTTCAA GATGTTCGACGTGGGCGGTCAGCGCTCGGAGCGCAAAAAGTGGATCCACTGCTTCGAGGGCGTGACCGCCATCATCTTCTGCGTGGCGCTCAGCGACTACGACCTGGTGCTGGCCGAAGACGAGGAGATG AACCGAATGCACGAGAGCATGAAGCTCTTTGACAGCATCTGCAACAACAAGTGGTTCGCCGACACGTCCATCATCCTCTTCCTCAACAAGAAAGACTTGTTTGAGGAGAAGATCAAGAAGAGCCCGCTCACCATCTGCTACCCGGAGTATGCAG CAGGTTCCAACACGTATGAGGAAGCGGCAGCCTACATCCAGTGTCAGTTTGAAGACTTGCACAGGCGCAAGCAAACCCACGAGGTCTATACGCACTTCACGTGCGCCACCGACACCAAAAACGTGCAGTTCGTCTTCGACGCCGTCACCGACGTCATCATCAAGAACAACCTCAAAGACTGCGGACTCTTCTGA
- the gnai1 gene encoding guanine nucleotide-binding protein G(i) subunit alpha-1 isoform X2: protein MGCTLSTEDRAAVERSKMIDRNLRDDGEKAAREVKLLLLGAGESGKSTIVKQMKIIHEAGYSEEECKQYKAVVYSNTIQSIIAIIRAMGRLKIDFGNAARADDARQLFVLAGSAEEGFMTAELAGVIKRLWRDAGVQACFGRSREYQLNDSAAYYLNDLERISQGAYVPTQQDVLRTRVKTTGIVETHFTFKDLHFKMFDVGGQRSERKKWIHCFEGVTAIIFCVALSDYDLVLAEDEEMNRMHESMKLFDSICNNKWFADTSIILFLNKKDLFEEKIKKSPLTICYPEYAGSNTYEEAAAYIQCQFEDLHRRKQTHEVYTHFTCATDTKNVQFVFDAVTDVIIKNNLKDCGLF, encoded by the exons ATGGGTTGCACCCTGAGCACGGAGGACAGGGCGGCGGTGGAGCGGAGCAAAATGATCGACAGGAACCTGAGGGACGATGGCGAGAAGGCGGCCCGGGAGGtcaagctgctgctgctgg GTGCCGGAGAGTCGGGCAAGAGCACCATCGTCAAGCAGATGAA aATCATCCACGAGGCGGGCTACTCGGAAGAAGAGTGCAAGCAGTACAAGGCGGTGGTGTACAGCAACACCATCCAGTCCATCATCGCCATTATCCGAGCCATGGGTCGCCTCAAGATCGACTTTGGCAACGCCGCCCGCGCC GACGACGCGCGACAGCTTTTCGTGCTGGCAGGCTCGGCCGAAGAGGGCTTCATGACGGCAGAACTGGCCGGCGTCATCAAGCGCCTGTGGCGGGACGCCGGCGTTCAGGCTTGCTTCGGACGCTCCCGCGAGTACCAGCTCAATGACTCAGCCGCTTA CTACCTGAACGATCTGGAGCGTATCTCGCAGGGCGCGTACGTCCCCACGCAGCAGGACGTTTTGAGGACCCGCGTGAAGACCACCGGCATCGTGGAGACGCACTTCACCTTCAAGGACCTCCATTTCAA GATGTTCGACGTGGGCGGTCAGCGCTCGGAGCGCAAAAAGTGGATCCACTGCTTCGAGGGCGTGACCGCCATCATCTTCTGCGTGGCGCTCAGCGACTACGACCTGGTGCTGGCCGAAGACGAGGAGATG AACCGAATGCACGAGAGCATGAAGCTCTTTGACAGCATCTGCAACAACAAGTGGTTCGCCGACACGTCCATCATCCTCTTCCTCAACAAGAAAGACTTGTTTGAGGAGAAGATCAAGAAGAGCCCGCTCACCATCTGCTACCCGGAGTATGCAG GTTCCAACACGTATGAGGAAGCGGCAGCCTACATCCAGTGTCAGTTTGAAGACTTGCACAGGCGCAAGCAAACCCACGAGGTCTATACGCACTTCACGTGCGCCACCGACACCAAAAACGTGCAGTTCGTCTTCGACGCCGTCACCGACGTCATCATCAAGAACAACCTCAAAGACTGCGGACTCTTCTGA
- the cd36 gene encoding platelet glycoprotein 4 isoform X1, translated as MGCCNRSCGLIAGIAIGAALALLGGILFPVGDNLIVESVLEEAVIQNGTPTYENWLTQGGGTLRQFWFFDVQNAREVVEEGATPVVVEKGPYSYWTRYLPKMTVKFNPNDTVSYSILNEAVFEPLYSSGTEMDVISTLNLAVAGSYSIVPKYMHYFLEKMIKSSNSSLFQRRTVRELLWGYRDPMLKTKVGLFSPYNYTFDGPYNIFTGKDDVTKVGTIDKWRRSRTLDFWNDTYCNMINGTDGSNFAPYVDATKPLYFFSSDICRSVSASYERSLELKGIPVYRFTLLASTLASPLENPDNHCYCRDLETTKNCSMAGVLDISSCQKGQPIYISLPHFLHGSPSLLESVKGLKPILDEHDTYLQVEPMTGITLGFSKKIQVNMMYGPSKVITVLKKVNSSTIFPLVWMNESAELDDESATMLKMALVDSITMLDVIRKLLLGVGLFIFALCLILYIVVRCKGKRIV; from the exons ATGGGCTGCTGTAACAGGAGCTGCGGGTTGATCGCCGGAATCGCCATCGGGGCGGCGCTGGCCCTGCTGGGTGGCATCCTCTTCCCAGTGGGGGACAATCTCATCGTAGAATCGGTCTTAGAG GAAGCCGTCATCCAGAACGGAACGCCGACGTACGAGAACTGGTTGACACAGGGAGGAGGGACGTTGAGACAGTTCTGGTTCTTTGACGTCCAGAACGCCAGGGAGGTGGTGGAGGAAGGTGCCACCCCTGTCGTCGTGGAGAAGGGACCTTACAGCTATTG GACCAGATACTTGCCCAAAATGACTGTCAAGTTCAACCCGAACGACACCGTTTCCTACTCCATTTTGAacgaggcagtctttgagccgTTGTATTCGTCGGGAACGGAAATGGACGTGATCAGCACCTTGAACTTGGCGGTGGCG GGATCATATTCAATAGTTCCAAAATATATGCATTACTTTCTGGAGAAAATGATCAAGTCCAGCAACTCCTCCCTCTTCCAACGGCGCACCGTCAGAGAGCTTCTGTGGGGCTACAGAGACCCCATGCTGAAAACCAAAGTTGGGCTTTTCTCACCC TACAACTACACATTTGACGGGCCCTACAACATCTTCACCGGCAAGGACGACGTCACCAAAGTGGGCACCATCGACAAGTGGCGCAGATCCAG GACCCTGGACTTCTGGAACGATACGTACTGCAACATGATCAACGGGACCG ATGGATCCAACTTTGCGCCCTACGTGGATGCCACCAAGCCCCTCTACTTCTTCTCCTCGGACATCTGCAG GTCGGTGTCCGCCAGCTACGAGCGGTCGTTGGAGCTGAAGGGAATCCCGGTGTATCGATTCACGCTCCTAGCGTCCACCCTGGCATCGCCACTGGAGAACCCGGACAACCACTGCTACTGCCGTGATCTAGAAACGACAAAGAACTGCAGCATGGCGGGCGTGCTGGACATCAGTTCCTGTCAAAAAG GACAGCCAATCTATATCTCCTTACCACACTTCCTCCACGGTAGTCCTTCCCTGCTGGAATCTGTAAAGGGGCTTAAGCCTATTTTGGATGAACACGACACCTACCTGCAGGTGGAACCC ATGACCGGAATTACCTTGGGATTTTCCAAGAAAATCCAGGTGAACATGATGTACGGCCCATCTAAAGTCATCAC GGTTTTGAAGAAAGTTAACAGTTCTACAATTTTCCCTCTGGTCTGGATGAACGAG TCGGCCGAACTGGACGACGAGTCGGCCACCATGCTGAAGATGGCGTTGGTGGACTCGATCACGATGTTGGACGTGATCCGAAAGCTACTGTTGGGTGTTGGCCTGTTCATCTTCGCTCTCTGCCTGATTTTGTACATCGTCGTCAGGTGCAAGGGCAAACGGATTGTCTGA
- the cd36 gene encoding platelet glycoprotein 4 isoform X2, whose translation MGCCNRSCGLIAGIAIGAALALLGGILFPVGDNLIVESVLEEAVIQNGTPTYENWLTQGGGTLRQFWFFDVQNAREVVEEGATPVVVEKGPYSYWTRYLPKMTVKFNPNDTVSYSILNEAVFEPLYSSGTEMDVISTLNLAVAYNYTFDGPYNIFTGKDDVTKVGTIDKWRRSRTLDFWNDTYCNMINGTDGSNFAPYVDATKPLYFFSSDICRSVSASYERSLELKGIPVYRFTLLASTLASPLENPDNHCYCRDLETTKNCSMAGVLDISSCQKGQPIYISLPHFLHGSPSLLESVKGLKPILDEHDTYLQVEPMTGITLGFSKKIQVNMMYGPSKVITVLKKVNSSTIFPLVWMNESAELDDESATMLKMALVDSITMLDVIRKLLLGVGLFIFALCLILYIVVRCKGKRIV comes from the exons ATGGGCTGCTGTAACAGGAGCTGCGGGTTGATCGCCGGAATCGCCATCGGGGCGGCGCTGGCCCTGCTGGGTGGCATCCTCTTCCCAGTGGGGGACAATCTCATCGTAGAATCGGTCTTAGAG GAAGCCGTCATCCAGAACGGAACGCCGACGTACGAGAACTGGTTGACACAGGGAGGAGGGACGTTGAGACAGTTCTGGTTCTTTGACGTCCAGAACGCCAGGGAGGTGGTGGAGGAAGGTGCCACCCCTGTCGTCGTGGAGAAGGGACCTTACAGCTATTG GACCAGATACTTGCCCAAAATGACTGTCAAGTTCAACCCGAACGACACCGTTTCCTACTCCATTTTGAacgaggcagtctttgagccgTTGTATTCGTCGGGAACGGAAATGGACGTGATCAGCACCTTGAACTTGGCGGTGGCG TACAACTACACATTTGACGGGCCCTACAACATCTTCACCGGCAAGGACGACGTCACCAAAGTGGGCACCATCGACAAGTGGCGCAGATCCAG GACCCTGGACTTCTGGAACGATACGTACTGCAACATGATCAACGGGACCG ATGGATCCAACTTTGCGCCCTACGTGGATGCCACCAAGCCCCTCTACTTCTTCTCCTCGGACATCTGCAG GTCGGTGTCCGCCAGCTACGAGCGGTCGTTGGAGCTGAAGGGAATCCCGGTGTATCGATTCACGCTCCTAGCGTCCACCCTGGCATCGCCACTGGAGAACCCGGACAACCACTGCTACTGCCGTGATCTAGAAACGACAAAGAACTGCAGCATGGCGGGCGTGCTGGACATCAGTTCCTGTCAAAAAG GACAGCCAATCTATATCTCCTTACCACACTTCCTCCACGGTAGTCCTTCCCTGCTGGAATCTGTAAAGGGGCTTAAGCCTATTTTGGATGAACACGACACCTACCTGCAGGTGGAACCC ATGACCGGAATTACCTTGGGATTTTCCAAGAAAATCCAGGTGAACATGATGTACGGCCCATCTAAAGTCATCAC GGTTTTGAAGAAAGTTAACAGTTCTACAATTTTCCCTCTGGTCTGGATGAACGAG TCGGCCGAACTGGACGACGAGTCGGCCACCATGCTGAAGATGGCGTTGGTGGACTCGATCACGATGTTGGACGTGATCCGAAAGCTACTGTTGGGTGTTGGCCTGTTCATCTTCGCTCTCTGCCTGATTTTGTACATCGTCGTCAGGTGCAAGGGCAAACGGATTGTCTGA
- the sema3c gene encoding semaphorin-3C, whose translation MGQSAPPFLALALLLSFSSEVICGLPPPLPRVFLSFDELQNAASLEHLALREAPMDYRILHVDEDQDRMYVGCKDHLLSVDINNITHAPLKVFWPASPSKVDECQMAGKDPTHGCGNFVRVVQPYNRTHLFMCGSGAFSPVCVYVNRGRRPEEQILYIDSRTESGKGRCSFNPRVNTVSVMLNQELFSGMYIDFMGTDAAIFRSLTRRNAVRTDQHNSKWLSEPIFVDAHLIPDGTDPSDAKLYYFFRERLTDNNGNTRNIHSMLARICPSDIGGQRSLVNKWTTFLKARMVCSVLEDDGTETHFDELESVFLLESEQPKGLLVFGVFTSTSSVFRGSAVCMYNMADILTVFNGPFAHRDGPNFQWTAFQGRIPYPRPGTCPGGAFTPDIHTTKEFPDDVVNFVRNHPVMFNPIYPLGRRPLVVRTGVDYKYTAVAVDRVAAVDGNYKVLFLGTDKGTVQKVITLPTNRSLHQDLILEELEVFKSQVPVSHLRISPKKQQLYASSELGVSQVSLHRCRAYGSACADCCLARDPYCAWDGLSCTRFYPSGKRRSRRQDVMHGNPLTQCRGFNLKAYRNAVEMTQYAVRNNTTFLECLPKPPQASIKWLIHRDGDRRKEVKLSERVLSSEHGLLIRWAQPSDQGLYYCLSAENGFKRTVAKIHLRVLSAATATAERGGLASPFSPAQSLAVQQFCKERKERKQLLERRESAAPLSPGPLRGDLAKLKPLLDRRKSRNRRNHLPEE comes from the exons ATGGGCCAGTCGGCGCCGCCTTTTTTGGCGCTGGCGCTTCTGCTGAGCTTCTCATCAGAGGTCATCTGTGGCCTTCCTCCGCCGCTTCCTCGAGTCTTCCTCTCCTTTGACG AACTGCAGAACGCCGCCTCATTGGAGCATTTGGCGCTGCGGGAGGCGCCCATGGACTACCGCATCCTGCATGTGGATGAGGACCAGGACCGTATGTACGTGGGCTGCAAGGACCACCTACTTTCTGTGGACATCAACAACATCACCCACGCGCCCCTTAAG GTGTTCTGGCCCGCCTCGCCGAGTAAAGTGGACGAATGCCAAATGGCGGGAAAAGACCCCACG CACGGATGCGGCAACTTTGTCCGGGTGGTGCAACCGTACAACAGAACGCACCTGTTCATGTGCGGCAGCGGCGCCTTCAGCCCCGTGTGCGTCTACGTCAACAGGGGGCGCCGGCCAGAG GAACAAATACTTTACATCGACTCGCGGACTGAGTCGGGGAAGGGGAGGTGCTCCTTTAACCCACGGGTCAACACTGTGTCCGTGATGCTAA ATCAAGAGCTTTTTTCTGGCATGTACATCGACTTTATGGGCACAGATGCGGCCATCTTCCGCAGCCTGACCAGGAGGAACGCCGTGCGCACAGACCAGCACAATTCCAAGTGGCTGAGCG AACCCATCTTCGTGGACGCCCACCTCATCCCAGATGGGACGGATCCCAGCGACGCCAAACTCTACTACTTCTTTCGCGAGCGTCTGACCGACAACAACGGCAACACCAGGAACATCCACAGCATGCTAGCGCGCATCTGTCCG AGCGACATCGGAGGCCAGCGCAGCTTAGTCAACAAGTGGACCACCTTCCTCAAGGCCCGGATGGTCTGCTCCGTTCTGGAGGACGACGGCACCGAGACGCACTTCGATGAGCTTG AGAGCGTCTTTTTGCTGGAAAGCGAGCAACCCAAAGGCCTGCTGGTCTTCGGGGTCTTCACGTCCACAAG CTCCGTCTTCAGAGGTTCGGCGGTGTGCATGTACAACATGGCCGACATCCTGACCGTCTTCAACGGACCCTTCGCGCACCGCGACGGGCCCAACTTCCAGTGGACGGCTTTCCAGGGGCGCATCCCGTACCCGAGACCCGGAACG TGTCCCGGCGGCGCCTTCACGCCAGACATCCACACCACCAAAGAATTCCCAGACGACGTGGTCAACTTTGTGCGCAACCACCCGGTCATGTTTAACCCCATCTACCCGCTGGGCCGGAGACCCCTAGTGGTGCGCACCGGCGTGGACTACAAGTACACAGCGGTGGCGGTGGACCGCGTGGCTGCCGTCGACGGAAACTATAAAGTCCTCTTCCTCGGAACTG ACAAAGGAACCGTCCAGAAGGTGATCACCCTTCCCACAAACCGCTCCCTGCATCAAGATCTCATCCTGGAGGAACTAGAAGTTTTTAAG AGCCAAGTGCCGGTCAGCCACTTGAGAATCTCCCCGAAAAAA CAACAACTGTACGCCAGTTCGGAGCTGGGCGTGTCGCAGGTGTCCCTTCACCGCTGCCGTGCGTATGGCTCGGCCTGCGCCGACTGCTGTCTGGCTCGCGACCCGTACTGCGCCTGGGACGGACTCAGCTGCACGCGCTTCTACCCCAGCGGGAAAAG gagGAGCAGAAGGCAAGATGTCATGCACGGAAATCCCTTGACGCAGTGTCGAGGATTCAACCTGAAAG CTTACAGAAATGCAGTGGAGATGACGCAGTACGCCGTGCGCAACAACACTACATTCTTGGAGTGCCTGCCCAAGCCGCCTCAGGCGTCCATCAAGTGGCTCATCCACAGAGATGGCGACCGGAGGAAAGAG GTGAAGCTGAGCGAACGTGTGCTCTCCTCGGAACACGGCCTCCTGATCCGCTGGGCTCAGCCGTCCGACCAGGGCCTCTACTACTGCCTGAGCGCCGAGAATGGCTTCAAGCGCACCGTGGCCAAGATCCACCTGCGGGTGCTGAgtgccgccaccgccaccgccgaaAGGGGGGGTCTGGCGTCGCCCTTCTCGCCGGCCCAAAGCCTTGCCGTGCAGCAGTTCTGCAAAGAGAGGAAGGAGCGGAAGCAGCTTCTGGAGAGGCGCGAGAGTGCCGCGCCCCTGTCGCCGGGGCCTCTCAGGGGGGACTTGGCCAAACTCAAGCCCCTGCTGGACCGTAGGAAGAGCCGCAACCGGCGAAATCATCTTCCAGAGGAGTAA